The sequence GATAACTCAAACCTCCGCTTGCGGAGGTTTTTTTGTTTAAGATATAACGCGTAATGCTTTAATGACTGAGCCGCAGCTCGTGACGATGCTCATGCTGATAATGTTCAGCGCAGCAGCTGCAACGTTGTTCGGTGGGATCTTGCATTAAACGTTCAGCTTCGATTTCAGTTTCGCAATCGGAACAAAGGCCATACAGACCTAAGTCCAGTTGGCAAAAGGCGGCGTCGAGACGGTTTAAGCGGCAAAATAGCGGGTGATCTGCGAGATGACTCTGTGCCAGTAGGTCGATGAGTTCGCCTAGGCTAAGGTTGGCA comes from Shewanella oneidensis MR-1 and encodes:
- a CDS encoding TraR/DksA family transcriptional regulator, yielding MSTTHIRQELSELEANLRKEIGALPQFIEILGAHCANLSLGELIDLLAQSHLADHPLFCRLNRLDAAFCQLDLGLYGLCSDCETEIEAERLMQDPTEQRCSCCAEHYQHEHRHELRLSH